In the genome of Terribacillus sp. FSL K6-0262, one region contains:
- a CDS encoding DUF1805 domain-containing protein: protein MMTVEPMFLEGKPFTAVTVKLPKTTLLVVSNDVGYIMCGALDVDLLNDRLADRNIISGRAVGVKTIEQLLAAPLEKVTDASLAYGWKPGITGKEALLLLP, encoded by the coding sequence TTGATGACTGTAGAACCCATGTTTTTGGAAGGGAAGCCTTTTACCGCCGTAACAGTCAAACTGCCGAAAACAACCCTGCTGGTCGTGTCGAATGATGTCGGTTATATCATGTGCGGAGCGCTGGATGTTGATTTGCTCAATGACAGATTAGCCGATCGAAACATCATTTCCGGGAGGGCGGTCGGTGTCAAGACGATAGAGCAGCTGCTGGCTGCACCGCTTGAAAAAGTAACGGATGCTTCTTTGGCGTACGGCTGGAAACCTGGTATCACAGGTAAAGAAGCGCTGCTCCTCCTGCCTTGA
- a CDS encoding sulfite exporter TauE/SafE family protein, with product MVFAVSLVIGLLAAALGSLVGLGGGIILVPSLLILSSFWEGFSWATPQAIVGVSVIFMIFTGLSSTLTYMKSGRVDYKSGLIFLAGGMPGAILGSFLNRFISGDGFSLYFGILVLLVFFMFFVKRKEREVINPKGIIVTKEIDGTTYTYSFRFIAAFVLSLFVGLLSGMFGIGGGSFMVPAMILMFGFPAHVAVATSMLMVFFLSIVSTVMHISLGHVEWNVVWAFIPGAILGGILGAKVNQLLKGNTVVWILRIMLVLVAVRLIWDGLS from the coding sequence ATGGTTTTTGCCGTAAGTTTAGTAATAGGACTCCTTGCAGCAGCGCTCGGCAGTCTGGTAGGTTTGGGAGGAGGAATCATCCTTGTGCCGTCGCTGCTGATTTTGAGCAGCTTTTGGGAGGGATTCAGTTGGGCTACACCACAAGCAATCGTTGGTGTATCTGTCATCTTTATGATTTTTACAGGCTTGTCTTCTACGCTTACATATATGAAAAGCGGGCGGGTTGATTACAAAAGCGGACTCATTTTCTTGGCAGGCGGGATGCCGGGAGCTATTCTTGGTTCATTCCTGAATCGTTTTATCTCGGGTGATGGTTTTTCGCTATACTTTGGCATACTGGTGCTGCTTGTTTTCTTTATGTTCTTCGTAAAACGCAAGGAACGAGAAGTGATCAACCCGAAAGGTATCATCGTTACAAAAGAGATCGACGGAACCACATATACATATAGCTTCCGTTTCATAGCGGCATTTGTACTGTCGTTGTTTGTGGGACTGCTTTCCGGTATGTTCGGCATTGGCGGAGGCAGCTTCATGGTGCCTGCCATGATCCTGATGTTCGGATTCCCGGCACATGTCGCTGTCGCCACAAGTATGCTGATGGTATTTTTCCTGAGTATCGTTAGTACTGTCATGCATATTTCCCTCGGGCATGTGGAATGGAACGTTGTATGGGCCTTTATTCCAGGGGCGATTCTTGGCGGTATACTCGGAGCGAAAGTCAACCAGCTGCTCAAGGGGAATACGGTTGTCTGGATATTGCGTATCATGCTCGTATTAGTTGCTGTCCGTCTGATCTGGGATGGGTTGTCGTAA
- a CDS encoding D-glycerate dehydrogenase: MKSKVYLTRKLPREVLDKLSGYFQLKMWEEENIPVPRDVLLKEIEDTDGLLCLLTDAIDEEMVNRAAQLKVICNLAVGYDNIDMEAAAKKGIIITNTPGVLTETTADLTFALLMAAGRRVVEASDTLRSGGWGAWSLMQLTGQDIHGATIGIIGLGRIGEALVKRAKGFDMNVLYYSRTRKINKEQELDISYANLPDLLRQSDYVCIMIPYNDESHHMIGEEELSLMKNTAILVNSSRGGIVDEDALYNALSRGDIWAAGLDVFEQEPVRLEHPLLSLPNVVALPHIGSASVRTRMQMAHLAADNLVSALTRGIPITPVREH, encoded by the coding sequence TTGAAGAGCAAGGTTTATCTGACTAGGAAGCTGCCAAGAGAAGTTCTTGATAAGCTATCTGGCTATTTTCAATTGAAAATGTGGGAGGAAGAAAACATACCTGTACCGAGAGATGTTTTGCTGAAAGAAATAGAAGATACAGATGGCTTATTATGTTTGTTAACAGATGCCATTGATGAAGAAATGGTAAATAGAGCTGCTCAGCTAAAGGTTATTTGTAACCTGGCTGTCGGCTATGACAATATCGATATGGAAGCAGCGGCAAAGAAAGGTATCATCATTACAAATACGCCGGGAGTTTTGACCGAAACTACAGCCGATTTGACTTTTGCATTGTTAATGGCAGCTGGACGGAGAGTTGTGGAAGCATCAGATACATTGCGCAGTGGGGGCTGGGGAGCGTGGTCCCTAATGCAGTTGACGGGACAGGATATTCACGGCGCTACCATAGGCATCATTGGATTGGGCCGAATTGGAGAAGCACTTGTGAAACGGGCGAAAGGCTTTGATATGAACGTACTTTATTATAGTCGAACCAGAAAGATTAACAAGGAACAGGAACTGGATATCTCATATGCAAATCTGCCTGACTTATTACGACAGTCTGATTATGTATGTATCATGATTCCGTATAACGATGAATCCCACCACATGATTGGGGAAGAAGAATTATCACTCATGAAAAACACTGCGATATTAGTAAATTCATCAAGAGGCGGAATTGTCGATGAGGATGCTCTATATAATGCCTTGAGCCGAGGGGACATATGGGCGGCAGGGCTGGATGTTTTCGAACAAGAGCCGGTACGCCTTGAGCATCCATTACTTTCCTTGCCAAACGTGGTCGCGCTGCCACATATAGGAAGTGCCAGTGTAAGAACCAGAATGCAGATGGCTCATTTAGCTGCTGATAATTTGGTAAGTGCCCTGACTAGAGGTATTCCTATTACTCCTGTCCGTGAACACTGA
- a CDS encoding FGGY family carbohydrate kinase has translation MSHIIGIDIGTSGIKVGAMDREGILGCLEYQPYSLLFPAHGLAEIDLEDVWRKTKSLFLKVWSQVERLGAVDAISLSTFCNCSVFLNEEGEPLSQGIMYFDQRSKFESSWVKDVIGEDRIFEVSKNRMEPGMFTITTLLWFKNNHPDLYDQMYKWGNLSTFILNKLTGSFVMDWTQSSFTGMYDLKNYEWSLDIIMKVGIDREKLPSVVDPASIVGNLALEEIGIEGIPVFAGAADTACSTVALGVGINDMFESVGTSNVLTVCTDNPDNLDNRFLNRCHVMKHRWLSHGAMSFPGACIQWFYEQFLKPEGYSKDILENLCKQSHIGAGGVFFLPYMQGERSPIWNFDARGVFAGINLNTSKADMFRAILEGCAFGLKQIYEIIETNYQLHVESFPSIGGGAKNKEWAGIKSNILNKKIHLKDISETAVLGTCLIAGSSIGYYSSLEEAAKAVRNRTVCTIEPNTAVLSQYEELYEVFKQLYPSLQMFFALSSKSRREKNSLEEIV, from the coding sequence ATGTCTCATATTATTGGTATTGATATAGGGACCAGTGGAATCAAAGTTGGGGCAATGGATAGGGAAGGAATATTAGGCTGCTTGGAATATCAGCCTTACTCCCTTCTTTTCCCTGCCCATGGTTTGGCCGAAATAGATTTAGAGGATGTTTGGCGGAAGACAAAGTCGTTATTTTTAAAGGTCTGGAGTCAGGTAGAGCGGTTAGGTGCCGTAGATGCAATCTCTCTTTCTACTTTTTGTAATTGTTCTGTTTTTTTGAATGAAGAAGGAGAGCCTTTATCACAAGGGATAATGTACTTTGACCAGCGTAGCAAGTTTGAATCCAGCTGGGTGAAAGATGTTATCGGTGAGGACCGGATATTCGAAGTGTCGAAAAACCGAATGGAGCCAGGAATGTTTACAATTACGACTCTTCTTTGGTTTAAGAATAATCATCCAGATCTCTATGATCAGATGTATAAATGGGGAAACCTATCCACGTTTATCTTGAATAAGCTGACCGGCAGTTTTGTCATGGATTGGACTCAAAGCTCTTTTACAGGAATGTACGATTTGAAAAATTATGAGTGGTCTTTGGACATTATAATGAAAGTAGGCATAGATAGGGAAAAACTTCCATCAGTGGTTGATCCAGCTTCCATTGTCGGCAATTTGGCTCTTGAAGAGATTGGTATAGAGGGCATACCAGTATTTGCCGGAGCTGCGGACACTGCTTGCTCCACTGTTGCACTCGGTGTCGGGATCAATGACATGTTTGAATCGGTAGGGACTTCGAATGTGCTGACTGTTTGTACCGATAATCCTGACAACTTGGATAATCGTTTTTTAAACAGATGCCATGTAATGAAACACCGCTGGCTCTCCCACGGCGCGATGTCATTTCCAGGTGCATGCATTCAGTGGTTTTATGAACAATTCTTAAAGCCGGAAGGGTATTCCAAGGATATTCTTGAAAACTTATGCAAGCAATCTCATATTGGTGCAGGCGGAGTATTCTTTCTGCCGTACATGCAGGGAGAACGATCGCCTATCTGGAATTTCGACGCAAGAGGAGTATTTGCGGGAATCAATTTAAATACTTCCAAAGCTGATATGTTCAGAGCTATATTAGAAGGATGTGCTTTCGGGCTCAAACAGATTTATGAAATTATCGAAACAAACTATCAGCTTCATGTGGAAAGCTTCCCATCTATCGGTGGGGGAGCAAAAAATAAGGAATGGGCTGGTATTAAATCAAACATCCTGAATAAAAAAATCCATCTGAAGGATATATCCGAAACGGCAGTCTTAGGAACATGTTTAATTGCTGGTTCATCAATCGGTTACTATTCATCTTTGGAAGAAGCAGCAAAGGCAGTCAGAAATCGCACTGTTTGCACTATAGAACCAAATACTGCTGTATTAAGCCAATATGAGGAACTATATGAGGTATTCAAGCAATTATATCCATCGTTGCAGATGTTCTTTGCTCTAAGTTCCAAATCCAGACGAGAGAAAAACTCTCTTGAAGAAATAGTGTAG
- a CDS encoding MFS transporter, protein MALPESEFRTKNKSNYRWIVLLIIFILYIVCYADRANIGVLLPFIQEDFVLSNFQAGAISSFFFLGYAVSQIPAGFLLSKRGTRSIVAIAAIAFSIVTFLLGTVSGAAMLILLRLALGLAEGPVPVSMSTTINNWFPAKEKATATGVYIASTQLAPIFVPIVTTAIAVSLGWRYVFFWFAVPGIIIAIIWYFLVRTKPEESTKVSKAELEYIRHEEAPIMESVVQEEKSLGWIDKVIRYKKVEPLSTYKSIFTSWNIMGNTFTYFLMNSVLYGMLTWVPMYLVNAKGYSFMQMGFVAATPAVGGLVGAILGGIISDKVFLNRRKPTMLITAIATAIMMLVVINIPDNGAVVAISLALAGFFLNIGWPAFTAYPMGLTTRETFPVAIATVNSGGNLGGFFAPMIVGAILDATGNYDIAFGFFGILLVLGFLIILTLKEPKVA, encoded by the coding sequence ATGGCTTTACCTGAATCTGAATTTCGCACGAAGAATAAATCCAACTACCGTTGGATAGTCCTCTTGATCATATTCATTCTGTATATTGTCTGTTATGCGGATCGCGCAAATATAGGTGTGCTGCTGCCGTTTATTCAAGAAGACTTTGTTCTTAGTAACTTTCAGGCAGGTGCAATCTCAAGTTTCTTTTTCTTAGGCTATGCTGTATCACAAATTCCAGCTGGTTTTTTACTCAGTAAAAGAGGGACTCGCAGCATTGTAGCCATCGCAGCTATTGCATTTTCCATAGTCACTTTCCTTCTGGGGACTGTCTCAGGTGCGGCAATGCTGATTTTGCTCCGTTTAGCTCTGGGTCTGGCTGAAGGACCAGTTCCTGTCAGTATGTCTACAACGATAAATAACTGGTTCCCAGCTAAAGAAAAAGCGACTGCAACTGGTGTTTATATTGCTTCTACACAGCTTGCTCCGATATTTGTACCAATCGTGACCACGGCAATCGCTGTTTCATTAGGCTGGCGTTATGTGTTTTTCTGGTTTGCGGTTCCAGGTATCATCATAGCCATCATTTGGTACTTTTTGGTTAGGACAAAACCGGAAGAAAGTACCAAAGTATCCAAAGCCGAATTGGAATATATCCGCCATGAAGAGGCTCCCATAATGGAATCGGTAGTACAGGAAGAAAAATCACTTGGATGGATTGATAAAGTGATTCGTTACAAGAAGGTGGAGCCATTAAGTACCTACAAAAGCATTTTCACCTCTTGGAATATCATGGGTAATACATTTACTTACTTCTTAATGAATAGTGTTTTGTATGGCATGTTAACTTGGGTCCCGATGTATCTGGTTAATGCCAAGGGCTATTCCTTTATGCAAATGGGGTTTGTTGCGGCCACTCCTGCAGTTGGCGGATTGGTTGGTGCTATTTTAGGAGGGATCATATCAGATAAAGTTTTTCTCAATAGGCGTAAACCAACCATGTTGATTACAGCAATCGCTACAGCGATCATGATGCTTGTTGTGATAAATATTCCAGACAATGGAGCGGTTGTAGCAATAAGTCTAGCTCTGGCTGGATTCTTCCTCAATATCGGGTGGCCGGCATTTACTGCCTATCCTATGGGACTTACAACCAGGGAAACCTTTCCAGTGGCGATTGCTACGGTAAATAGTGGTGGAAACCTAGGGGGATTTTTTGCTCCAATGATAGTAGGAGCAATTCTGGATGCGACAGGGAATTATGATATTGCCTTCGGTTTCTTTGGGATATTGCTTGTTCTCGGGTTCCTCATCATTCTCACATTGAAAGAACCTAAGGTAGCATGA
- a CDS encoding SDR family oxidoreductase: MHYNLEGKVAIVTGANDGIGLETAKAFLDEGAKVVGVSLKTDDVKDMADRSSFLPLALDLTDEGAADKVVEAAVSHFGKLDMLANIAGIAIYKDSFMDVTLDIWRETFETNLFAVVALTKAAIPELKKQPGASIVNVASESGHVPDSFAIDYSASKAAILNLTQALADEFGGDIRVNVVSPGPTRTTMWNKPGGMVDMLSDMFDKEGEEAVSYFAKEVRQIPRGEIGKPEEIANVIAFLASDKAAYVNGAEIPVNGGSVKYK; the protein is encoded by the coding sequence ATGCACTACAATCTGGAAGGAAAAGTAGCAATCGTTACCGGGGCCAATGATGGTATTGGTCTGGAAACAGCAAAAGCATTTCTGGATGAAGGAGCCAAAGTCGTCGGAGTCAGCTTGAAAACAGATGATGTGAAGGACATGGCGGATCGTTCTTCGTTCCTGCCGCTGGCACTGGATCTGACAGATGAAGGTGCAGCGGATAAAGTAGTGGAGGCTGCCGTCTCCCATTTCGGGAAGCTGGATATGTTAGCTAATATTGCTGGAATTGCCATCTATAAAGATAGCTTCATGGATGTGACACTTGATATTTGGCGTGAGACTTTCGAGACGAACTTGTTTGCAGTGGTAGCCCTGACGAAGGCTGCCATTCCGGAACTGAAGAAACAGCCGGGTGCAAGCATCGTGAATGTGGCATCCGAAAGCGGGCATGTGCCGGATTCGTTCGCGATAGATTATAGCGCAAGCAAAGCAGCCATTCTCAATCTCACGCAGGCTTTGGCTGATGAATTCGGCGGGGATATCCGAGTGAATGTCGTCTCACCAGGTCCGACGCGGACGACGATGTGGAATAAACCCGGCGGCATGGTCGATATGCTCAGCGATATGTTCGATAAAGAAGGCGAGGAGGCTGTCAGCTACTTCGCGAAGGAAGTCCGTCAGATACCTCGCGGGGAAATCGGCAAGCCGGAGGAGATCGCCAATGTGATTGCCTTCTTGGCTTCCGATAAAGCAGCATATGTCAATGGCGCGGAAATTCCGGTGAACGGCGGATCGGTCAAATATAAATGA
- a CDS encoding bifunctional UDP-sugar hydrolase/5'-nucleotidase → MQEKLTINYTNDLHSYFENWPKITGYLKRNKQKLTDAGETCWLIDIGDHVDRSRPIAEAFRGKANISLLNEAGYDFATIGNNEGITLDYDDLYHLYDEAEFRVAVANLHSQKDEDPGWMESSWIVETAGGMKVGMIGLTAPFPDFYNLIGWDIEDPMQVLKREIGKLGPSCDVVVLLSHLGIYADRDIAAAFPEIDIIIGGHTHHLLHEGEYVNQCLITTAGKQGFYFGEVEIIWDAEQQVIIEKKAKAIPVADLEEDADMAEQVAVYSDNAVKAMHRPAVVLPDPMPSAPYEDSHVMDLLTDYLHRWTGADLAFLNAGVLLDSFPAGAVSYMDIHRICPHPINPATVPLTGEELQQIVDAALQPDFVTFPLKGFGFRGKVIGKMVYSGLSFDIAGTTAKPKAVNLRINGKPLEPERRYITAMADTFTFGSLLPCIKQAEGKKYYMPEMLRDLLLEALKEIEK, encoded by the coding sequence ATGCAGGAAAAGCTGACTATCAACTACACAAATGATTTGCATAGCTATTTTGAAAACTGGCCGAAGATCACCGGTTATTTGAAGCGGAATAAGCAGAAGCTTACGGATGCTGGGGAAACATGCTGGCTGATTGATATTGGTGATCATGTCGATCGATCCCGGCCGATTGCAGAGGCATTCCGCGGCAAAGCGAACATAAGCTTGCTGAATGAAGCGGGTTATGATTTCGCCACGATCGGGAACAATGAAGGGATCACACTGGATTATGATGATCTTTATCATTTATATGATGAAGCGGAATTCCGTGTAGCCGTAGCGAATCTCCATTCACAAAAGGATGAGGATCCTGGCTGGATGGAGTCTTCCTGGATTGTCGAAACTGCCGGCGGGATGAAAGTCGGCATGATCGGGCTGACGGCGCCTTTTCCGGATTTCTATAATCTGATCGGCTGGGATATCGAGGATCCAATGCAAGTGCTGAAGCGTGAGATCGGCAAGCTTGGGCCTTCCTGTGATGTGGTTGTATTGCTTTCCCACTTAGGTATTTATGCGGATCGTGATATAGCGGCTGCCTTTCCGGAAATAGACATAATCATTGGCGGGCATACCCATCATCTGCTTCATGAAGGCGAATATGTAAATCAATGCCTGATCACGACTGCAGGCAAGCAGGGCTTTTATTTCGGTGAAGTGGAAATCATCTGGGACGCAGAACAGCAAGTCATCATCGAAAAGAAAGCCAAGGCCATACCCGTGGCAGACTTGGAAGAGGATGCCGACATGGCTGAGCAGGTTGCGGTCTATTCGGATAACGCAGTGAAAGCCATGCATCGTCCTGCCGTTGTGCTGCCGGATCCAATGCCGTCTGCTCCATATGAAGATTCCCATGTGATGGATCTTTTGACAGATTATCTGCATCGATGGACGGGCGCAGATCTTGCTTTTCTGAATGCCGGCGTGCTGCTGGATAGTTTTCCGGCAGGAGCTGTATCCTATATGGATATCCACCGAATCTGCCCGCATCCGATCAATCCCGCAACGGTACCATTGACGGGCGAAGAGCTGCAACAGATTGTCGACGCTGCCCTGCAGCCCGATTTCGTCACTTTCCCGCTCAAAGGTTTCGGCTTCCGCGGCAAGGTCATCGGAAAGATGGTGTACAGCGGATTATCGTTTGATATAGCTGGTACGACAGCAAAACCGAAAGCGGTGAATTTGCGGATCAACGGCAAGCCGCTTGAACCGGAACGACGCTATATCACTGCCATGGCTGATACATTCACTTTCGGCAGTTTGCTCCCGTGTATCAAGCAGGCGGAAGGAAAGAAATATTATATGCCGGAAATGCTTCGGGATCTGCTCCTGGAAGCATTGAAGGAAATTGAAAAATGA
- a CDS encoding MurR/RpiR family transcriptional regulator: MNGLNINTTPGFFTRINAAKTKLRDSEKKIVEFIENHQEEIIHLSITEVAERSETSESSVVRLCKRLGYKGFQDFKIHLAKEVVAPDKQISEVIEKGDDFITIKKKVFQSNIQALYDSIEVCSDEEIQEAVKAISKARLIEFYGTGGSGTVALDAHHKLLKLGIKSFAYNDAVLQAMSASVLTEQDVVIGISHTGSNREVLAAMELAKEAGATRICITNSTKSPITKISDIVLQTASNETLFRTDAISSRIAQLTIVDVLVAAVANQRYEYYLSNLQKTRTSTTGKKL; the protein is encoded by the coding sequence ATGAACGGTTTAAATATCAATACCACTCCCGGTTTTTTTACCAGAATTAATGCAGCGAAGACAAAGCTGAGGGATTCTGAGAAAAAGATAGTTGAGTTCATTGAAAATCATCAAGAAGAAATCATTCATCTGTCTATTACGGAAGTTGCAGAAAGAAGTGAAACAAGTGAATCCTCTGTTGTCCGTTTATGTAAGCGGCTCGGGTATAAAGGATTTCAGGACTTTAAAATTCATCTGGCCAAAGAGGTTGTTGCCCCAGACAAGCAGATTTCGGAAGTGATCGAAAAAGGTGATGATTTCATTACAATAAAAAAGAAGGTTTTCCAATCAAATATCCAAGCTCTGTATGATTCCATTGAAGTATGCAGCGACGAGGAAATCCAGGAAGCTGTAAAAGCGATATCTAAAGCAAGGTTGATTGAATTTTATGGTACCGGTGGTTCAGGAACAGTTGCGCTGGATGCTCACCATAAGCTATTAAAACTAGGGATAAAATCGTTTGCCTATAATGATGCTGTACTCCAGGCAATGTCCGCCAGCGTGCTTACAGAACAGGATGTTGTGATAGGGATTTCCCATACTGGATCGAATAGAGAAGTTCTGGCAGCCATGGAATTGGCTAAAGAGGCAGGAGCAACACGGATTTGCATTACCAATTCAACTAAGTCACCGATTACAAAAATATCTGATATCGTCCTTCAAACAGCGTCGAATGAAACATTATTCCGCACAGATGCAATATCCTCCAGGATTGCTCAGTTGACGATTGTCGATGTGTTAGTGGCAGCTGTAGCTAACCAGAGATACGAATATTATCTATCTAATTTACAGAAGACTCGCACCTCGACCACTGGAAAAAAACTGTAG
- a CDS encoding zinc-dependent dehydrogenase, which produces MKAAIFHGPGRLKVEDVIKPDIEENEVLLRVNASAVCGTDVRIFEGKKTKGVRTPSVIGHELVGTIEEVGASVAGFSKGDRVGVMPVIPCRRCYYCLNKRENVCANRTAIGYEYDGGFAEYVKIPNAALSAGNLVKIPDHITFEEAVVTEPLACCINGQKKAKVKMGDVVVVMGGGPIGLMHVQLAKLSGAKSVILSEPIEHRREKGLAAGAKYAIDPNQESLKDVVSRETDTLGADVVIMAIGVPALVNTGIGLLKKGGTLNLFAGFTKGVLSEVDPNVIHYNEITINGTSALTRADYHEALSLISSGSINTAVITTTGYKLENIEQAILDVRNGSGMKTVITQ; this is translated from the coding sequence ATGAAGGCTGCGATTTTTCATGGACCAGGAAGGTTGAAAGTGGAAGACGTCATCAAGCCAGACATAGAAGAGAATGAAGTTCTTCTTAGGGTCAATGCAAGCGCTGTATGTGGGACAGATGTCAGGATCTTCGAAGGGAAGAAAACGAAGGGTGTGAGAACCCCATCTGTAATTGGTCACGAACTCGTCGGTACGATTGAAGAGGTCGGGGCCTCTGTAGCCGGATTTTCCAAAGGCGATCGGGTTGGTGTTATGCCGGTAATTCCCTGCAGAAGATGTTACTATTGCTTGAATAAGCGGGAAAATGTTTGTGCGAATCGTACGGCTATCGGTTATGAGTATGATGGCGGTTTTGCAGAGTATGTAAAAATTCCAAACGCAGCTTTAAGTGCGGGCAATCTGGTAAAAATCCCTGATCATATAACATTTGAAGAAGCAGTTGTTACGGAGCCTCTTGCTTGTTGCATCAATGGCCAAAAAAAAGCGAAAGTGAAAATGGGGGATGTCGTGGTTGTCATGGGGGGCGGTCCCATCGGTCTGATGCATGTACAGCTGGCAAAATTATCAGGTGCCAAATCAGTGATACTGAGTGAACCTATTGAACATCGCAGGGAAAAAGGATTGGCTGCCGGGGCTAAATATGCAATAGATCCCAATCAGGAATCATTGAAAGATGTTGTATCAAGGGAGACAGATACTTTAGGTGCAGATGTGGTCATCATGGCTATAGGGGTACCTGCACTAGTGAACACGGGTATAGGTTTATTGAAAAAAGGCGGTACTTTAAACCTTTTTGCAGGATTTACAAAAGGTGTACTATCCGAAGTAGATCCGAATGTAATTCATTATAATGAAATTACAATTAACGGAACATCCGCTTTGACTAGAGCTGATTACCATGAGGCGCTATCCCTCATTTCATCTGGAAGCATTAACACAGCAGTGATAACAACAACCGGCTATAAATTGGAGAATATAGAACAGGCTATCTTGGATGTGCGGAATGGATCTGGCATGAAAACGGTTATTACCCAATAA
- a CDS encoding 2-amino-3,7-dideoxy-D-threo-hept-6-ulosonate synthase produces MTLLGKEIRMNRLINRESGKLLAVAVDQALARGIFEELMPIQRKIDEIVAGGPDAMTMHKGIADMCFRSHAGKTGMILKCSTFSPWQPNYDTWVTEVEEVVRLGADAVSMGCIVGGGDQPEQLRNLGIIAGQAAKHGLPMIAHIYPRGNQIPDSEKNDWKHVAYAVRAGAELGVDIVKTKYTGNPETFHKVVASTPGKVVVAGGDNGSNIEDYFQMVYDVMDAGGTGITFGRIVWNNPNPTAVVRAFKHIIHNKGTVKETVELYEELVNSPLNV; encoded by the coding sequence ATGACATTGTTAGGTAAGGAAATCCGGATGAACCGCCTTATTAACCGCGAGTCTGGGAAACTATTGGCTGTAGCTGTCGATCAGGCTTTGGCACGTGGAATATTCGAGGAGCTTATGCCAATCCAGCGAAAGATAGATGAAATTGTAGCAGGTGGACCGGATGCAATGACTATGCATAAAGGAATTGCGGATATGTGTTTCCGATCACATGCAGGAAAAACAGGTATGATCTTAAAATGCTCTACTTTTTCGCCATGGCAGCCGAACTATGATACATGGGTAACGGAAGTGGAAGAAGTGGTTCGTTTAGGAGCAGATGCTGTTTCTATGGGATGCATTGTTGGAGGCGGTGATCAGCCAGAACAGCTCCGTAATCTGGGTATTATCGCTGGGCAGGCAGCCAAGCATGGTCTTCCGATGATAGCGCATATCTATCCGAGAGGAAACCAAATTCCAGACAGCGAGAAGAATGATTGGAAACATGTTGCCTATGCAGTTCGTGCAGGCGCAGAGCTAGGTGTGGATATTGTAAAAACAAAGTATACTGGCAACCCGGAAACATTCCATAAGGTCGTTGCTTCCACTCCTGGGAAGGTTGTAGTGGCTGGCGGAGATAATGGCAGCAATATAGAGGATTATTTCCAGATGGTTTATGATGTAATGGATGCCGGCGGTACTGGTATAACATTTGGCAGGATAGTCTGGAATAACCCTAATCCCACGGCTGTAGTCCGGGCGTTCAAACATATCATCCATAATAAGGGTACAGTGAAAGAAACAGTGGAGCTTTATGAGGAATTAGTTAATTCACCATTAAATGTATAA